One stretch of Hymenobacter chitinivorans DSM 11115 DNA includes these proteins:
- a CDS encoding T9SS type A sorting domain-containing protein, translated as MNRFLLLAALLASPGLTQAQSWQWVAGATGPGNARILATATDGAGGTVVAGDFTGTITLGGTTLTSAGNRDVFVARLNNAGTFTQAVRAGGTAEDYAIDLILDASGMATVLGGFYSATAEFGPTVLTKANLIGGAEIFVAQLSSTGTWTRAVHGGINGVNFPSALALNAAGEAVVTGFFYGSTTSFGSTTLTNVNPSSTNADIFVARLSSAGTWTQAARAGGSGDDRAEGVALAADGTVVVAGSFRGPTMDLGTFSLLNADLAGQTNDVFVARLGTAGTWSQASRAGGPAADLARRLALDAAGNATVVGSFSSSTISFGSFALTNAGGTTGSSDVFAARFTPAGTWSQAVRAGGSGSETALAVAVSANGQATVGGLFSSPTATFSNLSLSNADANGFSNDLFVARLNSAGAAWTQAVRAGAGSDEAVVDLDLTGSGEATIAGLYLATTTIGSTTLNSTTTTDNTGFVARTTGLTLGVRHATDTSPLAVYPNPATAGTAMLRLSAPATAAQTLTVRDALGRVVRQATIATGRQEVALPTAGLSPGVYLAETGLSRAQLVVE; from the coding sequence ATGAACAGATTTCTACTGCTGGCGGCCCTGCTGGCCAGCCCGGGCCTGACCCAGGCCCAGAGCTGGCAATGGGTGGCCGGAGCTACCGGCCCCGGTAATGCCCGCATTCTGGCTACTGCCACCGACGGCGCCGGCGGCACCGTGGTAGCCGGCGACTTCACCGGCACCATCACGCTGGGTGGCACCACGCTCACCAGCGCCGGCAACCGGGACGTATTTGTGGCCCGCCTCAATAATGCCGGCACCTTTACCCAAGCCGTGCGGGCCGGGGGCACGGCCGAGGACTACGCCATTGACCTGATCCTCGATGCCAGCGGCATGGCCACCGTGCTAGGGGGCTTTTACAGCGCCACCGCCGAGTTTGGCCCCACCGTGCTGACCAAGGCAAACCTCATTGGCGGAGCGGAGATATTCGTGGCCCAGCTGAGCAGCACGGGTACCTGGACGCGGGCGGTGCACGGGGGCATCAACGGGGTTAATTTTCCCTCGGCTCTGGCACTGAATGCCGCCGGTGAGGCCGTGGTGACGGGCTTTTTCTACGGCTCGACCACCAGCTTCGGGTCTACTACCCTAACCAACGTTAACCCCTCTAGCACCAACGCCGATATCTTCGTGGCCCGCCTGAGCAGCGCCGGTACCTGGACCCAGGCCGCCCGCGCCGGCGGCAGTGGCGACGACCGGGCCGAAGGGGTAGCGCTGGCCGCTGATGGAACGGTCGTGGTGGCGGGCTCATTCCGGGGCCCGACCATGGACCTGGGCACGTTCTCGCTGCTCAATGCTGACCTTGCCGGGCAGACGAACGACGTGTTTGTGGCCCGCCTGGGTACGGCCGGCACCTGGAGTCAGGCCAGCCGGGCTGGGGGCCCCGCCGCCGACCTGGCCCGCCGCCTGGCCCTGGATGCGGCCGGCAATGCCACCGTCGTCGGCTCCTTCAGCAGCTCGACCATCAGCTTTGGCTCGTTTGCGCTGACCAATGCCGGTGGCACTACTGGTTCTTCCGACGTCTTTGCGGCCCGTTTCACACCCGCCGGCACTTGGAGCCAGGCGGTGCGGGCCGGCGGCAGTGGCTCCGAAACCGCCCTGGCAGTAGCAGTAAGCGCGAATGGGCAGGCTACGGTCGGCGGCTTGTTTTCTAGTCCCACGGCCACCTTTAGTAACCTTTCACTTTCTAATGCCGATGCCAACGGCTTCTCTAATGACTTGTTTGTGGCCCGCCTCAACAGCGCCGGCGCGGCCTGGACGCAGGCCGTCCGGGCCGGAGCCGGCAGTGACGAAGCCGTAGTAGACCTGGACCTGACTGGTTCCGGGGAGGCTACCATTGCCGGGCTTTACTTGGCGACTACCACCATCGGCTCGACGACCTTGAACTCGACTACGACAACCGATAATACTGGCTTCGTAGCGCGCACCACGGGGCTGACCTTGGGCGTGCGCCATGCCACCGACACGTCTCCGCTGGCCGTGTACCCCAACCCCGCCACGGCGGGCACCGCTATGCTGCGGCTCTCCGCACCGGCTACGGCCGCCCAAACCCTGACGGTGCGCGACGCGCTGGGCCGGGTAGTGCGGCAGGCCACCATTGCCACCGGCCGGCAGGAAGTAGCCCTGCCTACTGCGGGCCTCTCTCCGGGGGTGTACCTGGCCGAAACCGGCCTGAGCCGCGCCCAGCTAGTCGTGGAATAG